In one window of Electrophorus electricus isolate fEleEle1 chromosome 15, fEleEle1.pri, whole genome shotgun sequence DNA:
- the LOC113588549 gene encoding interleukin-1 receptor accessory protein isoform X5, giving the protein MAAERTRTSQLSCAKSLFFNYVFNFSIFSPVCKPINVPLESQPTWKRWSSSYLANPGINTPPRIDLLTMTKQAFARNIQIGTEIIKNGPRCGTENGLFRPNPQCHDWGVWASELVRVYEGEAGCLSCPLFFHPALYNYSQSQSSGLTLMWYRHTHTHELEPIDLRMRTRLKHRDALWIQPATLQDSGLYICMLRNISSCAKIGVQLEVVPRAGECDITLHRNVTIPLEGDHTLHCPDLQHVPNDTHKVTWYYCDSESAQTFLRNLPSFHREVKASTRGNKEPNILNPTFGHIYTVTLGSDLELLCRAHLPYLENEEPQVWWTIDNKTVEELADPRYTSPMARLLDDNFGDVTLERVLRVSEFSPAELHREFRCTAKNSRGLSTRTATLQEEVYIPSVELGCGLGVTLALALLLFVLYRVFRLEVHLLYRSWFGTDERDADNKEYDVYISYARDGEEEEFVMTTLRRVLEVDLGYSVCIFDRDSIPGGTITDDTLHFVGRSRRLLVVVSACSAVRGTQALLELQAGLASMLRGGSLRVVLVEYKPVRKQKWVRELRQARLALTLVRWEGEKSVPLSSRFWKRLQLEMPVRRCTAAHHTHHTLHTHESKHTASTQHTYDTKHDGERGHDAADTHHTQLKEFTQMCESTALILDTLHASDMHT; this is encoded by the exons ATGGCAGCTGAGAGGACTAGAACAAGTCAGTTATCATGTGCCAAGAGCCTTTTTTTTaactatgtttttaatttttctattttttctcCTGTGTGCAAACCAATAAATGTGCCTCTTGAGTCGCAACCTACCTGGAAACGATGGAGTAGTTCTTACCTGGCGAACCCCGGGATCAACACCCCACCGCGCATAGACCTGCTCACGATGACCAAACAAGCCTTTGCAAGGAACATACAGATCG GAACAGAGATAATTAAAAATGGTCCCCGCTGCGGTACAGAAAATGGATTGTTCAGACCCA atccACAGTGCCATGACTGGGGAGTGTGGGCGAGTGAGCTGGTGCGTGTGTATGAGGGGGAGGCGGGGTGTCTCTCCTGCCCCCTTTTCTTCCACCCCGCCCTCTATAACTACAGCCAGAGCCAGAGCTCAGGCCTCACGCTGATGTGgtaccgacacacacacacacacgagctggAGCCCATCGACCTGCGCATGCGTACTCGGCTCAAACACCGCGATGCTCTCTGGATCCAGCCTGCCACCCTGCAGGATAGCGGCCTGTATATTTGCATGCTgcg GAACATCTCGTCTTGCGCGAAGATCGGGGTGCAGCTGGAGGTGGTGCCCCGTGCGGGAGAGTGTGACATCACCCTGCACCGCAACGTGACCATCCCCCTGGAGGGTGaccacacactccactgccCCGACCTGCAGCACGTGCCCAACGACACACACAAGGTCACGTGGTACTAC TGTGACAGTGAGTCTGCGCAGACGTTTCTGAGGAACCTGCCTTCCTTTCATCGAGAGGTGAAGG cctctACCAGAGGGAACAAAGAGCCAAATATACTGAACCCAACATTTGGTCACATCTACACTGTTACTCTGG GCAGCGACCTGGAGCTCTTGTGTCGGGCTCACCTACCCTACCTAGAGAACGAGGAGCCACAGGTGTGGTGGACCATCGACAACAAAACAGTGGAAGAGCTTGCAGACCCACGATACACCTCCCCTATGGCTAG ACTGCTGGATGACAACTTCGGTGACGTGACTTTGGAGCGGGTACTGCGTGTGTCTGAGTTCAGTCCGGCAGAGCTGCACAGGGAGTTCCGCTGCACTGCCAAGAACAGCAGAGGACTCAGCACTCGAACCGCTACACTGCAGGAagagg tctacaTTCCCTCAgtagagctgggctgtgggttgGGCGTGACTCTGGCTTTGGCTCTGCTCCTCTTCGTGCTGTATCGTGTCTTCCGCCTCGAGGTGCACCTGCTCTACCGTTCTTGGTTCGGCACTGACGAGAGAGACGCAG acaATAAGGAGTATGATGTATATATCTCATACGCACGggatggtgaggaggaggagtttgTCATGACAACCCTGCGACGGGTGCTTGAGGTGGACCTTGGATACTCTGTCTGCATCTTCGACAGAGACAGCATACcaggaggga cTATAACGGACGACACCCTGCATTTTGTCGGGCGCAGCCGTCGGTTGCTGGTGGTAGTGAGCGCGTGCAGCGCGGTGCGGGGGACCCAGGCTCTGCTGGAGCTCCAGGCCGGGCTGGCCAGCATGCTGCGCGGGGGCAGCCTCAGGGTGGTCCTGGTCGAGTATAAACCCGTCCGCAAGCAGAAGTGGGTGCGAGAGCTCCGCCAGGCACGCCTCGCCCTCACGCTCGTCCGCTGGGAGGGCGAGAAGTCCGTGCCGCTCTCGTCTCGCTTCTGGAAACGGCTGCAGCTGGAGATGCCCGTGCGCCGGTGCACGGcggcacaccacacacaccacacactccacacacacgagtcaaaacacacagccagcacacagcacacatatgACACGAAACACGATGGAGAGCGCGGACATGATGCGGCAGACACCCACCACACCCAACTCAAGGAATTCACACAGATGTGTGAGAGCACAGCTCTAATTCTGGATACTTTACATGCatctgacatgcacacataa
- the LOC113588549 gene encoding interleukin-1 receptor accessory protein isoform X6, translating to MAAERTRTSQLSCAKSLFFNYVFNFSIFSPVCKPINVPLESQPTWKRWSSSYLANPGINTPPRIDLLTMTKQAFARNIQIGTEIIKNGPRCGTENGLFRPNPQCHDWGVWASELVRVYEGEAGCLSCPLFFHPALYNYSQSQSSGLTLMWYRHTHTHELEPIDLRMRTRLKHRDALWIQPATLQDSGLYICMLRNISSCAKIGVQLEVVPRAGECDITLHRNVTIPLEGDHTLHCPDLQHVPNDTHKVTWYYCDSESAQTFLRNLPSFHREVKGNDLVIYMMMEYYAVPYTCLVSYQSSGRIYHFTRTINVKAVSSTRGNKEPNILNPTFGHIYTVTLGSDLELLCRAHLPYLENEEPQVWWTIDNKTVEELADPRYTSPMARLLDDNFGDVTLERVLRVSEFSPAELHREFRCTAKNSRGLSTRTATLQEEDNKEYDVYISYARDGEEEEFVMTTLRRVLEVDLGYSVCIFDRDSIPGGTITDDTLHFVGRSRRLLVVVSACSAVRGTQALLELQAGLASMLRGGSLRVVLVEYKPVRKQKWVRELRQARLALTLVRWEGEKSVPLSSRFWKRLQLEMPVRRCTAAHHTHHTLHTHESKHTASTQHTYDTKHDGERGHDAADTHHTQLKEFTQMCESTALILDTLHASDMHT from the exons ATGGCAGCTGAGAGGACTAGAACAAGTCAGTTATCATGTGCCAAGAGCCTTTTTTTTaactatgtttttaatttttctattttttctcCTGTGTGCAAACCAATAAATGTGCCTCTTGAGTCGCAACCTACCTGGAAACGATGGAGTAGTTCTTACCTGGCGAACCCCGGGATCAACACCCCACCGCGCATAGACCTGCTCACGATGACCAAACAAGCCTTTGCAAGGAACATACAGATCG GAACAGAGATAATTAAAAATGGTCCCCGCTGCGGTACAGAAAATGGATTGTTCAGACCCA atccACAGTGCCATGACTGGGGAGTGTGGGCGAGTGAGCTGGTGCGTGTGTATGAGGGGGAGGCGGGGTGTCTCTCCTGCCCCCTTTTCTTCCACCCCGCCCTCTATAACTACAGCCAGAGCCAGAGCTCAGGCCTCACGCTGATGTGgtaccgacacacacacacacacgagctggAGCCCATCGACCTGCGCATGCGTACTCGGCTCAAACACCGCGATGCTCTCTGGATCCAGCCTGCCACCCTGCAGGATAGCGGCCTGTATATTTGCATGCTgcg GAACATCTCGTCTTGCGCGAAGATCGGGGTGCAGCTGGAGGTGGTGCCCCGTGCGGGAGAGTGTGACATCACCCTGCACCGCAACGTGACCATCCCCCTGGAGGGTGaccacacactccactgccCCGACCTGCAGCACGTGCCCAACGACACACACAAGGTCACGTGGTACTAC TGTGACAGTGAGTCTGCGCAGACGTTTCTGAGGAACCTGCCTTCCTTTCATCGAGAGGTGAAGGGTAATGACTTGGTGATCTACATGATGATGGAATACTATGCCGTCCCATACACCTGCCTCGTCTCCTACCAAAGCAGCGGCCGTATCTATCACTTTACCCGAACTATCAACGTCAAGGCCGTCT cctctACCAGAGGGAACAAAGAGCCAAATATACTGAACCCAACATTTGGTCACATCTACACTGTTACTCTGG GCAGCGACCTGGAGCTCTTGTGTCGGGCTCACCTACCCTACCTAGAGAACGAGGAGCCACAGGTGTGGTGGACCATCGACAACAAAACAGTGGAAGAGCTTGCAGACCCACGATACACCTCCCCTATGGCTAG ACTGCTGGATGACAACTTCGGTGACGTGACTTTGGAGCGGGTACTGCGTGTGTCTGAGTTCAGTCCGGCAGAGCTGCACAGGGAGTTCCGCTGCACTGCCAAGAACAGCAGAGGACTCAGCACTCGAACCGCTACACTGCAGGAagagg acaATAAGGAGTATGATGTATATATCTCATACGCACGggatggtgaggaggaggagtttgTCATGACAACCCTGCGACGGGTGCTTGAGGTGGACCTTGGATACTCTGTCTGCATCTTCGACAGAGACAGCATACcaggaggga cTATAACGGACGACACCCTGCATTTTGTCGGGCGCAGCCGTCGGTTGCTGGTGGTAGTGAGCGCGTGCAGCGCGGTGCGGGGGACCCAGGCTCTGCTGGAGCTCCAGGCCGGGCTGGCCAGCATGCTGCGCGGGGGCAGCCTCAGGGTGGTCCTGGTCGAGTATAAACCCGTCCGCAAGCAGAAGTGGGTGCGAGAGCTCCGCCAGGCACGCCTCGCCCTCACGCTCGTCCGCTGGGAGGGCGAGAAGTCCGTGCCGCTCTCGTCTCGCTTCTGGAAACGGCTGCAGCTGGAGATGCCCGTGCGCCGGTGCACGGcggcacaccacacacaccacacactccacacacacgagtcaaaacacacagccagcacacagcacacatatgACACGAAACACGATGGAGAGCGCGGACATGATGCGGCAGACACCCACCACACCCAACTCAAGGAATTCACACAGATGTGTGAGAGCACAGCTCTAATTCTGGATACTTTACATGCatctgacatgcacacataa
- the LOC113588549 gene encoding interleukin-1 receptor accessory protein isoform X9 gives MNMVRMARFTLAEEQPTRQSDPQCHDWGVWASELVRVYEGEAGCLSCPLFFHPALYNYSQSQSSGLTLMWYRHTHTHELEPIDLRMRTRLKHRDALWIQPATLQDSGLYICMLRNISSCAKIGVQLEVVPRAGECDITLHRNVTIPLEGDHTLHCPDLQHVPNDTHKVTWYYCDSESAQTFLRNLPSFHREVKGNDLVIYMMMEYYAVPYTCLVSYQSSGRIYHFTRTINVKAVSSTRGNKEPNILNPTFGHIYTVTLGSDLELLCRAHLPYLENEEPQVWWTIDNKTVEELADPRYTSPMARLLDDNFGDVTLERVLRVSEFSPAELHREFRCTAKNSRGLSTRTATLQEEVYIPSVELGCGLGVTLALALLLFVLYRVFRLEVHLLYRSWFGTDERDADNKEYDVYISYARDGEEEEFVMTTLRRVLEVDLGYSVCIFDRDSIPGGTITDDTLHFVGRSRRLLVVVSACSAVRGTQALLELQAGLASMLRGGSLRVVLVEYKPVRKQKWVRELRQARLALTLVRWEGEKSVPLSSRFWKRLQLEMPVRRCTAAHHTHHTLHTHESKHTASTQHTYDTKHDGERGHDAADTHHTQLKEFTQMCESTALILDTLHASDMHT, from the exons atccACAGTGCCATGACTGGGGAGTGTGGGCGAGTGAGCTGGTGCGTGTGTATGAGGGGGAGGCGGGGTGTCTCTCCTGCCCCCTTTTCTTCCACCCCGCCCTCTATAACTACAGCCAGAGCCAGAGCTCAGGCCTCACGCTGATGTGgtaccgacacacacacacacacgagctggAGCCCATCGACCTGCGCATGCGTACTCGGCTCAAACACCGCGATGCTCTCTGGATCCAGCCTGCCACCCTGCAGGATAGCGGCCTGTATATTTGCATGCTgcg GAACATCTCGTCTTGCGCGAAGATCGGGGTGCAGCTGGAGGTGGTGCCCCGTGCGGGAGAGTGTGACATCACCCTGCACCGCAACGTGACCATCCCCCTGGAGGGTGaccacacactccactgccCCGACCTGCAGCACGTGCCCAACGACACACACAAGGTCACGTGGTACTAC TGTGACAGTGAGTCTGCGCAGACGTTTCTGAGGAACCTGCCTTCCTTTCATCGAGAGGTGAAGGGTAATGACTTGGTGATCTACATGATGATGGAATACTATGCCGTCCCATACACCTGCCTCGTCTCCTACCAAAGCAGCGGCCGTATCTATCACTTTACCCGAACTATCAACGTCAAGGCCGTCT cctctACCAGAGGGAACAAAGAGCCAAATATACTGAACCCAACATTTGGTCACATCTACACTGTTACTCTGG GCAGCGACCTGGAGCTCTTGTGTCGGGCTCACCTACCCTACCTAGAGAACGAGGAGCCACAGGTGTGGTGGACCATCGACAACAAAACAGTGGAAGAGCTTGCAGACCCACGATACACCTCCCCTATGGCTAG ACTGCTGGATGACAACTTCGGTGACGTGACTTTGGAGCGGGTACTGCGTGTGTCTGAGTTCAGTCCGGCAGAGCTGCACAGGGAGTTCCGCTGCACTGCCAAGAACAGCAGAGGACTCAGCACTCGAACCGCTACACTGCAGGAagagg tctacaTTCCCTCAgtagagctgggctgtgggttgGGCGTGACTCTGGCTTTGGCTCTGCTCCTCTTCGTGCTGTATCGTGTCTTCCGCCTCGAGGTGCACCTGCTCTACCGTTCTTGGTTCGGCACTGACGAGAGAGACGCAG acaATAAGGAGTATGATGTATATATCTCATACGCACGggatggtgaggaggaggagtttgTCATGACAACCCTGCGACGGGTGCTTGAGGTGGACCTTGGATACTCTGTCTGCATCTTCGACAGAGACAGCATACcaggaggga cTATAACGGACGACACCCTGCATTTTGTCGGGCGCAGCCGTCGGTTGCTGGTGGTAGTGAGCGCGTGCAGCGCGGTGCGGGGGACCCAGGCTCTGCTGGAGCTCCAGGCCGGGCTGGCCAGCATGCTGCGCGGGGGCAGCCTCAGGGTGGTCCTGGTCGAGTATAAACCCGTCCGCAAGCAGAAGTGGGTGCGAGAGCTCCGCCAGGCACGCCTCGCCCTCACGCTCGTCCGCTGGGAGGGCGAGAAGTCCGTGCCGCTCTCGTCTCGCTTCTGGAAACGGCTGCAGCTGGAGATGCCCGTGCGCCGGTGCACGGcggcacaccacacacaccacacactccacacacacgagtcaaaacacacagccagcacacagcacacatatgACACGAAACACGATGGAGAGCGCGGACATGATGCGGCAGACACCCACCACACCCAACTCAAGGAATTCACACAGATGTGTGAGAGCACAGCTCTAATTCTGGATACTTTACATGCatctgacatgcacacataa
- the LOC113588549 gene encoding interleukin-1 receptor accessory protein isoform X1 — translation MAAERTRTSQLSCAKSLFFNYVFNFSIFSPVCKPINVPLESQPTWKRWSSSYLANPGINTPPRIDLLTMTKQAFARNIQIGTEIIKNGPRCGTENGLFRPNPQCHDWGVWASELVRVYEGEAGCLSCPLFFHPALYNYSQSQSSGLTLMWYRHTHTHELEPIDLRMRTRLKHRDALWIQPATLQDSGLYICMLRNISSCAKIGVQLEVVPRAGECDITLHRNVTIPLEGDHTLHCPDLQHVPNDTHKVTWYYCDSESAQTFLRNLPSFHREVKGNDLVIYMMMEYYAVPYTCLVSYQSSGRIYHFTRTINVKAVSSTRGNKEPNILNPTFGHIYTVTLGSDLELLCRAHLPYLENEEPQVWWTIDNKTVEELADPRYTSPMARLLDDNFGDVTLERVLRVSEFSPAELHREFRCTAKNSRGLSTRTATLQEEVYIPSVELGCGLGVTLALALLLFVLYRVFRLEVHLLYRSWFGTDERDADNKEYDVYISYARDGEEEEFVMTTLRRVLEVDLGYSVCIFDRDSIPGGTITDDTLHFVGRSRRLLVVVSACSAVRGTQALLELQAGLASMLRGGSLRVVLVEYKPVRKQKWVRELRQARLALTLVRWEGEKSVPLSSRFWKRLQLEMPVRRCTAAHHTHHTLHTHESKHTASTQHTYDTKHDGERGHDAADTHHTQLKEFTQMCESTALILDTLHASDMHT, via the exons ATGGCAGCTGAGAGGACTAGAACAAGTCAGTTATCATGTGCCAAGAGCCTTTTTTTTaactatgtttttaatttttctattttttctcCTGTGTGCAAACCAATAAATGTGCCTCTTGAGTCGCAACCTACCTGGAAACGATGGAGTAGTTCTTACCTGGCGAACCCCGGGATCAACACCCCACCGCGCATAGACCTGCTCACGATGACCAAACAAGCCTTTGCAAGGAACATACAGATCG GAACAGAGATAATTAAAAATGGTCCCCGCTGCGGTACAGAAAATGGATTGTTCAGACCCA atccACAGTGCCATGACTGGGGAGTGTGGGCGAGTGAGCTGGTGCGTGTGTATGAGGGGGAGGCGGGGTGTCTCTCCTGCCCCCTTTTCTTCCACCCCGCCCTCTATAACTACAGCCAGAGCCAGAGCTCAGGCCTCACGCTGATGTGgtaccgacacacacacacacacgagctggAGCCCATCGACCTGCGCATGCGTACTCGGCTCAAACACCGCGATGCTCTCTGGATCCAGCCTGCCACCCTGCAGGATAGCGGCCTGTATATTTGCATGCTgcg GAACATCTCGTCTTGCGCGAAGATCGGGGTGCAGCTGGAGGTGGTGCCCCGTGCGGGAGAGTGTGACATCACCCTGCACCGCAACGTGACCATCCCCCTGGAGGGTGaccacacactccactgccCCGACCTGCAGCACGTGCCCAACGACACACACAAGGTCACGTGGTACTAC TGTGACAGTGAGTCTGCGCAGACGTTTCTGAGGAACCTGCCTTCCTTTCATCGAGAGGTGAAGGGTAATGACTTGGTGATCTACATGATGATGGAATACTATGCCGTCCCATACACCTGCCTCGTCTCCTACCAAAGCAGCGGCCGTATCTATCACTTTACCCGAACTATCAACGTCAAGGCCGTCT cctctACCAGAGGGAACAAAGAGCCAAATATACTGAACCCAACATTTGGTCACATCTACACTGTTACTCTGG GCAGCGACCTGGAGCTCTTGTGTCGGGCTCACCTACCCTACCTAGAGAACGAGGAGCCACAGGTGTGGTGGACCATCGACAACAAAACAGTGGAAGAGCTTGCAGACCCACGATACACCTCCCCTATGGCTAG ACTGCTGGATGACAACTTCGGTGACGTGACTTTGGAGCGGGTACTGCGTGTGTCTGAGTTCAGTCCGGCAGAGCTGCACAGGGAGTTCCGCTGCACTGCCAAGAACAGCAGAGGACTCAGCACTCGAACCGCTACACTGCAGGAagagg tctacaTTCCCTCAgtagagctgggctgtgggttgGGCGTGACTCTGGCTTTGGCTCTGCTCCTCTTCGTGCTGTATCGTGTCTTCCGCCTCGAGGTGCACCTGCTCTACCGTTCTTGGTTCGGCACTGACGAGAGAGACGCAG acaATAAGGAGTATGATGTATATATCTCATACGCACGggatggtgaggaggaggagtttgTCATGACAACCCTGCGACGGGTGCTTGAGGTGGACCTTGGATACTCTGTCTGCATCTTCGACAGAGACAGCATACcaggaggga cTATAACGGACGACACCCTGCATTTTGTCGGGCGCAGCCGTCGGTTGCTGGTGGTAGTGAGCGCGTGCAGCGCGGTGCGGGGGACCCAGGCTCTGCTGGAGCTCCAGGCCGGGCTGGCCAGCATGCTGCGCGGGGGCAGCCTCAGGGTGGTCCTGGTCGAGTATAAACCCGTCCGCAAGCAGAAGTGGGTGCGAGAGCTCCGCCAGGCACGCCTCGCCCTCACGCTCGTCCGCTGGGAGGGCGAGAAGTCCGTGCCGCTCTCGTCTCGCTTCTGGAAACGGCTGCAGCTGGAGATGCCCGTGCGCCGGTGCACGGcggcacaccacacacaccacacactccacacacacgagtcaaaacacacagccagcacacagcacacatatgACACGAAACACGATGGAGAGCGCGGACATGATGCGGCAGACACCCACCACACCCAACTCAAGGAATTCACACAGATGTGTGAGAGCACAGCTCTAATTCTGGATACTTTACATGCatctgacatgcacacataa